From the genome of Nicotiana tabacum cultivar K326 chromosome 17, ASM71507v2, whole genome shotgun sequence:
GACAACCCATCATCTTGTCTCACTAgctgttgttgttgaggttgttgataagcTAGCTGCTGATTTTGCTGACTGTACCCCTGTTGCATTTGGTAAGGTACTACTTGACCCTCTAGTCGCATAGCTCCAGGATTGTTGGTGTTATTGTATTATTGATGTGCTGGTCTATATTGCTGATTTTGCTGCCCCCAATTCTGACCATCTTGCCTCTGGCCTCCATAGTTGCCCACATAGTTCATGTTTTCTTGATAATTCTGGTTGTCACTTTCACCACTCCACAAACACACGtatggttggttaatgcatggtgtacataaTTCTCCATTAGTCGTGTCAATTATGTGTACCTGCTTCTCGCCTGATTCATCAATCTtcttggtgaggatactcatttgtgTCATCAGAGTTGCCATATTCTCGGCTATGGAGTTGTTCGGGTCCAATGCTACTGAGTGAACTATAGGGGTGATTGCAGTGTCTCTTCACATCCAGCCtgagttttgagccattttatcTAGTAGGATTTTACATTCTCTAAATGACtttctcaaaaatgctccacctgctgaagcatcaacattggccttcAAATTATCCGCCAATCTCATGTAAAACCGTTGTCCCAACATTtgatctggaatgccatgatgtggacacttaaccagcATACCTTTGAACCTCTCCCACGTTTCTTGTAATGTTTCAGCTGGTTTCTTCCCGAAGCTCAATATTTCATCAACTTGCTTGGCGGTCTTATTTGGTGGGTAAAACTTGTTAaaaaactgcttgactaattcctcccaagtggtAATGGAATTTATGGAGAGCGAATTAAGCCAAGTTTGGGCTTctcctgtcactgagaatggaaacaacaataGTCTTATTGCTTCCTGTGTCATATTCAGTTGCCTTTGCGTGACACAAATCGACAGAAAAGTTTTCAGATGCTGCTGTGGATCTTCAATGTAAGACCCGGAGAACAATCCTTTGTTTTGCAGCACatgtagcatgttgtttgtgatttgaaatgactCCGCTTGTATCCGAGAGACTGCAGTTGCAGCTGCCAAAGTTCCAGCGGTGGGTTGTACCCAATCATACAAAgctgcttctggcacaagaggtgccacaccTTGATTGTTCGGGTCATTTATATTGTTTCGATTGTTTTGATTATCCAAAGAGTCACCCATGTCTGGTTCAATTTGTTCTCTTGGGTGATGTTGTTGTTTATCTTTCTTGTTTGCACGATTTAATACCTTGAAAGTTTTCTCAGGATCCAGTAATGCTTCAAATAATTCACCAGTTTTTGAAgagtttctaggcatacacctatAACACACAAGACcacaaacgttagaatttcaatgtaATGAATAAAAATGGAGAAAATTGACTAAACAAAGAATCCGACAAATTCTTATAGCTGTAATTAGTAACACTGTTGATTTctccggcaacggtgccaaaatttgattacgcccaactatgcctcctaAGAGATCTAgcgatcgttgcaaatataatccggtttacaagtccggagtcgaatcccacagggaaatAACGTATTGATTACAACTAATAGTTTTGcacgaattcaagtaatcaatcttcaaaaatattataaaaaaatttaagagTTTACTAACTAAAATCAAAGTAATTAAAAATGCACTAATTTATAACTAACAAGGCAAATATTATAGACAAGATTTGAAAaagtctaaggttatgatttcccctattgccGGAATCTTCCCCGTtacgtttcctataaattcgcctaaatattttctACCGATTGTGAGTACTTTAAGTGTCGTAGATCTCTCTCGAGTAACTactataatttactagacgcattctctcgaactacgctagctggcactaatttaCCGCTCACGACGATCgcaccaaggcttcgttatctctaatcccgcctttaaaccctcagtATCGATCTCTCAACTAcgttaggagtggtgttgttcaacaactacctaaatgtgcactctctctctctctctcgagcactaaataggcatagttaattgatggccattcaattaacaacaatgaaaatatagttgaacaagtagaaaaaaatcaaaggcaaatctatattaaacgcAGAAgagaatcatcctccaataggttccatcaaaccttagattaaagagtttagctactcataaatacaacaacaatcaaCATAATGTTTAAAGACATGAAACTACAAAGTAAAGAGATAAATGAAGGGAAAACTCGTTTGATTCTTGCTCCAAAGTGGTTGACAACctatttcttctccaaaatcatGTCCAACCCTAGAATAACTCATTTGGAGAGTATTTATGTCAATCACTCAGTCCAATTTCGGGTTTGGGTCTTTTAAACTGCGACTTTTAATTACCGtactatagacctcgcgaagcctggtctatagcgcggtcgacctggctatagacctcgcgaagcctggtctatagcgcggtcgacctggctatagacctcgcaaagcctggtctatagcacagttaacctggctatagaccttgcaaagcctggtctgtagcacgGTTTGGATACTTGATActtttgtgctcttttcttgtatttttgtccTCTTTTTATGCAATTTTCATTTGATGATTCCTTCCgatgttcctacacataaaacaatacaatttaGCTTAAATATCACACAATAACTCATTAGACCAATAAAATATAGGGCGAGTAATGTGCTAAAAGCATAGCATTTTGGCATCCCATCATGATGctaagatggttcgggcatgCGAAGAGGAGATTAGGTAGGACGTGGCGTATCTCCAGCTTACCGTGGACAtaacccttgataggagggtgtgaaAGTCGAGAATTAGGGTAAAAGGATAGTAAGCAGTCTAGCGTCTTTCCTTTCATTTTAGTACTAGTAGCGTTATTGTTGTATTTCCatattcttagatttctatgaATACCTGATAATGTTGCTTTTGATTTGGTTTTTctattatcttgttgttgttactgcttctTTGACTTTTTCACTACTGCATTTCGTTCTCTATTCTGGCGTGATTATTTGAGTCGaaggtctatcagaaacaacttCTCTACCTACACAAGGTATGGATAAAGCTGCATACACACTATTCTCTCCacaccccacttgtgagattacactggATGTGTTGTCGTTGTTGCAGAAGCAATGAATAACAAAGAGTTTTGCTCATCATTCACCAATCTGCTATACATCGTAAGAGTATACACAAATTTTACAAGAATTACAGACGGGGATTAGGAGGAAAGGTAAAGAATATCTGAAAACTATCCAATTTACAGAGGTATCCTACAACTTTTTACAAGCAAAATTTTCTTGTTATAATCTTCATTATTGTTCTGGGAAGTTAGTTGAGAAAGAATTCATCAGCTCGCCAACATTTTTCAGACATCTGATAACTGAAACCCGGAGGTCCGACTAATCCATCTTTGCGCCAACTATTAAACAGTTTCTTCTCTGACCTAAATTGGGAGAGTCAGCAAAATTGCTGCAGTTGAATTATCATCACACTTATATCATCAACAGAACCTCGTGAAACAGCAAGATCAATGAGGCTTTTTGAGGCCGACAAGGGTTGTGGCTTACTGATGCCTGTGCACAAAGGCCTAGCAGCATCTACTGCTTCCTGATTGCTGACTTTATCCCATAAACCATCCGAAGCAAGAACTAAGAACTCCAATTCAGGATGAAGCCCGACGACCTTTGTCTCAGGCTCTGCAATTATCCATTGTTTAAGATACCGATCTCCAATACCTCTTGACACAGCAAGAGATCCCTGGATTCTCCAAACACCATTACAACAATCTACATAGCCACCCTACAGAATAGTAAAGCATGATAGAatcaacaactatacagaaaatATAAGCTAATCAATTTGGCAAAAGGCAAAAAGAAGCATGAATTCATGGTCAAGTTGCTCACCGAAGTCTTAATTCTGTCCTTCTCGTCCTTCCTTGAAGGCTTATGGTCCGAAGTCAGTGTTTCAGCAATTCCACCTCGACTAACAACTGCACGACAATCGCCAGCGTTGGATACCACTAGATCACCGTTCCTGACCAGTGCTGTTACACAGCATGATCCACCCCGAAATTCTTGGTTAAGAAATTCGGAATCTGTCTTCAAATAACCGTTTTTGAGCGCCTCCACGACATCATCATCTTTCCTATTTACTAATTCATCCATAATGTTCTTATTCAAGTTCTCTGCTGCAAATTCTGCAGCTTTAGCTCCTCCATGTCcatcaaatataccaaaaatacCCTGAAACAAGTAAACCCTGGGTCAGTTTCAACTGCATTCAACCAATCACATACAGCATGGTATACTAAGATTCACATTAGAATATTACTCTAATCAAtggagttttatttatttatttattgggaGAACAATATCTTAATTTTCCAAAGACTACAAAATCAAACACTTGATAGTTTCCTTCCAACTACATTTTTTATAGTTAcagattctttttcctttttctggtCACTTCTTCTCAaacacaacaacttcaatatAAAAAAGACAGCTAATAAAAAGGATGATTTCCAGCCAAACTCTCACCCAACACAGTAAACAACAACAAGGACTACAACTACTCCTCTTCAATCCCAAACTAATTAGGTTCGGCTATAAGAATCCTCAATATTCACACTGCTCTACTTGGTCTAATTTCTAAGGTAATAAATACTTCTTAAACAAGATTTACGTTATATATACTGACCGTATGAAACAAACATCAGTGACTAAGTAATATTTAACCTGTTAGTTATTACCAGGTTACAAATTATGTTTATCACCAGATTTACCTGTAATTACTCTATAAGTGACCTTATTACGTAAATATATTTTACACCGTCAGTGCATACTTAAACTCGTTATCATAGAGATTAAAATATAATTAACTCATATGTGACATGAGTGCCTAAATAATTTTTACATTGTCAGTATAACTTgaattcacaaaaaaaaaaaaaaaaaaagagcccgTCTTATCTAAGCAAAATGAGCTTAAGAAATGAATAGAATGAGCTAAAAATTAGTACCTCTTTAGAATCTCCTTGTAAATCGACAAGTGCAGAGTAACGATCCTCCATCGGACCTCTCCTACCACGCTTACAACAAACATAATACCCATCGCCCTCAACCTCCACAAAATCCGCCGCCTCTGCTGCCGGAGTCGCCGGGAAATTCCCAAAAGTCGTCGAAACTACCGGAATATCCAATTTAGCCGGCCTTTTCCTCTTCAAAACCGGCGCAGAAGTAGAACATTCTGTAGAATTTCTAATACGGTTAGTCGATGCTGATGCCTGTAACGGCTTCTGAAGCCGAAGAATTTGAAATTGTAAAgacggagaagaagaagaagaagaagaagaaggggaggAGGTAAAGGAAGGGAATTTCGTTAGGGTTTTAGATGAattaggagaagaagaagaagaaaatgaagctGATTTACAGAGAGATTTGGTCACCGGGAACCTAGACGCCGGCGAGAACGCCGGTGAATTTGAAATGGCGACGGCACAAGACATCGTTTTTCCGGTTGCTTTTACGCTCTGATTAAAGTTCGTTGAAATTCCGTGTTTTCTGTGTGATGGTTTTTGCgaggaaaggaagaaaggaaatgaGGGGTATTTATATGTTTTTGTGGAAAGAGGGAAATTGCGACAATGGGGCAGTCAAAAGTACGGGTTGTGTGGGTCCTATTTTCAGTATTCATCTCGTGTTTTAAGAGGGCATTTTCTTCTTATACTTTTGACCATTTATTTCAACACTTTTGATCCTTGATTATTGATAGAGTTCTCATTTTTATCTTTGTAATAATTCGCGAAGTATATTTAATTTTAGATTAATTTAGATATGTATTTTCTTTAGTTCATTCAGTATATGAAATATAtgatatttatattattgttaGAACTATATTACTCAAATATATGAACTAACAATACAAATTTAACATAACACATAAGTAGTTAAATGGCCGTTACAGTTAATGATTGTTAAACTTTTGAATATTcacaaaaaagaatgaaaagtcATAGTTTTATTAATTGAAGATTAAATACGTTAAATTAAATATCACATATTTCAAGGACTAAAAGCGtaatttgttttttttcatttacGTTTTCTAGGAAAAAGAAGACCTGATTACTAGCCAGTTTCTCTTATTGgtcttttttgtttttggggAGAAATGAATAAGGTAAAGGAAAGAAGTCCTTTTAGGCATTCAATCCAAACTAAGGTTCAGAAAAGAAATCTTTTTAGCATTTGCTGTCCGAGAAAACTAAGAGGTGTAATTTTTATtggcaaaatacatagtttacaTATTGACCTTGTACCTAAATC
Proteins encoded in this window:
- the LOC107825830 gene encoding probable protein phosphatase 2C 25 (The RefSeq protein has 5 substitutions, 2 non-frameshifting indels compared to this genomic sequence); this translates as MSCAVAISNSPAFSPASRVPVTKSLCKSASFSSSSPNSSKTLTKFPSFTSSSSSSSSSSSSSPSSPSLQFQILRLQKPLQASASTNRIRNSTECSTSAPVLKRKRPAKLDIPVVSTTFGNFPATPAAATADFVEVEGDGYYVCCKRGRRGPMEDRYSALVDLQGDSKEGIFGIFDGHGGAKAAEFAAENLNKNIMDELVNRKDDDVVEALKNGYLKTDSEFLNQEFRGGSCCVTALVRNGDLVVSNAGDCRAVVSRGGIAETLTSDHKPSRKDEKDRIKTSGGYVDCCNGVWRIQGSLAVSRGIGDRYLKQWIIAEPETKVVGLHPELEFLVLASDGLWDKVSNQEAVDAARPLCTGISKPQPLSASKSLIDLAVSRGSVDDISVMIIQLQRFC